A window of Solanum stenotomum isolate F172 chromosome 3, ASM1918654v1, whole genome shotgun sequence contains these coding sequences:
- the LOC125858457 gene encoding uncharacterized protein LOC125858457 — MECAKVAPAVRKGKKKQVKDELDRIKQAEKKKRRLEKALATSAAIRSELEKKKQKKKEEQQRLDEQGAAIAEAVALQVLLGEDTDDSCKLLLKKEEGWNSWDLNSSFDFFVGRGRPMLPCQDFSTYSVEGTDWVSGASGYRCMSSEWGNSEWMVSSETWVRDDINHQYFDEGNWEVARISPGFIAAQSLSSLQIAEDALQ; from the coding sequence ATGGAATGTGCTAAGGTGGCACCTGCTGTTagaaaagggaagaagaagCAAGTTAAGGATGAGTTGGATCGAATTAAGCAAGCTGAGAAAAAGAAGAGGCGCTTAGAGAAAGCCTTGGCCACTTCAGCTGCCATCCGTTCTGAACTGGAAAAAAAGaagcagaagaagaaagaagaacaaCAAAGGCTTGATGAACAGGGTGCCGCGATTGCTGAAGCAGTTGCACTTCAGGTTCTACTTGGCGAAGATACAGATGATTCATGTAAGCTACTCCTCAAGAAGGAAGAAGGATGGAACTCGTGGGATCTTAACAGCAGTTTTGACTTCTTCGTGGGCAGAGGAAGACCCATGCTTCCGTGCCAAGACTTTTCAACATATTCAGTTGAAGGAACTGACTGGGTTTCTGGTGCAAGCGGGTACAGATGCATGTCGAGTGAGTGGGGGAATTCCGAGTGGATGGTTTCATCTGAAACTTGGGTAAGGGATGATATTAACCATCAGTACTTTGATGAAGGAAATTGGGAGGTTGCAAGAATTTCTCCTGGTTTTATTGCAGCACAGTCTTTATCATCTCTTCAGATAGCTGAAGATGCTCTCCAGTAG